A region of Vigna radiata var. radiata cultivar VC1973A chromosome 6, Vradiata_ver6, whole genome shotgun sequence DNA encodes the following proteins:
- the LOC106764896 gene encoding transport inhibitor response 1-like protein gives MRENHPSTNSEEDQRSSVLDLARAEITESSTSKTRNYGGFPDPASGSGPSEPQAPFPDQVLENVLENVLHFLSSRRDRNAASLVCRSWYRAEALTRSELFIGNCYSLSPARATTRFTRVKSVTVKGKPRFADFDLMPHDWGAHFTPWASALAQAYPWLEKLHLKRMTVTDDDLDLIADSFSGFRELVLVCCEGFSTHGLASVAAKCRLLRVLELVESVVDSEDEEEIADWILCFPESQTNMESLVFDCVECPINFEALESLVARSPRLKKLRLNRYVSMAQLHRLLLRAPQLTHLGTGSFSAAEPGVVGELEPDYTAAFEACRSLVCLSGFREIWADYLPAIYPVCANLTSLNLSYADVNAQQLKAVIRHCHKLQIFWVLDSICDEGLQAVAATCKDLRELRVFPVDAREDTEGPVSEVGLEAISQGCRKLESILYFCQRMTNAAVVAMSKNCPDLVVFRLCIIGRYRPDHVTQEPMDEGFGAIVMNCKKLTRLAVSGLLTDRAFEYIGRYGKSVRTLSVAFAGDTDTGLKYVLEGCPNLQKLEIRDSPFGDGALRSGLHHYYNMRFLWMSSCKLTRQACQEIAQALPNLVLEVISNSVENAGDDIEILYMYRSLDGPRDDAPGFVNILH, from the exons ATGAGAGAGAACCATCCTTCCACAAACTCCGAGGAAGACCAGCGATCCTCCGTGCTGGATCTGGCGCGAGCCGAAATCACGGAATCCTCCACCTCCAAGACCCGAAACTATGGCGGGTTTCCGGATCCGGCTTCCGGGTCGGGTCCATCGGAGCCGCAGGCTCCGTTCCCGGACCAGGTGCTGGAGAACGTGCTGGAGAACGTGCTCCACTTTCTCTCCTCGCGCCGCGACCGTAACGCCGCCTCATTGGTGTGCCGTTCCTGGTACCGCGCGGAGGCCCTCACCCGATCCGAGCTCTTCATCGGGAACTGCTACTCTCTCTCTCCCGCTCGCGCCACCACGCGTTTCACGCGCGTCAAGTCCGTCACGGTGAAGGGTAAGCCGCGCTTCGCGGACTTCGATCTGATGCCACACGATTGGGGGGCCCACTTCACGCCTTGGGCCAGCGCCCTGGCCCAGGCCTACCCCTGGCTGGAGAAGCTCCATCTCAAACGCATGACCGTCACAGACGACGACCTCGACCTCATCGCCGACTCCTTCTCAGGCTTCCGCGAACTCGTCCTCGTCTGCTGCGAGGGCTTCAGCACTCATGGTCTCGCCTCCGTCGCTGCCAAGTGCAG ACTGCTGAGGGTGCTTGAGCTGGTCGAATCTGTTGTGGACTCTGAGGACGAGGAGGAGATAGCAGATTGGATTTTATGTTTCCCCGAGAGCCAAACCAACATGGAGTCTCTTGTGTTTGATTGTGTTGAGTGTCCTATTAATTTCGAGGCTTTGGAGAGTTTGGTGGCTAGGTCGCCTCGTTTGAAGAAGCTTCGGTTGAACCGATATGTTTCCATGGCTCAGCTGCATCGTTTGCTACTTCGAGCCCCGCAGCTTACTCACCTCGGAACAGGCTCCTTCAGTGCTGCTGAGCCCGGGGTGGTTGGTGAGCTGGAACCGGATTACACGGCAGCGTTTGAGGCCTGCAGATCCTTGGTTTGCCTGTCTGGATTCAGGGAGATTTGGGCGGATTACCTTCCCGCGATTTATCCGGTCTGCGCCAATCTGACCTCGTTGAATTTGAGCTATGCCGATGTTAACGCGCAGCAGCTGAAGGCAGTCATTCGCCACTGTCATAAGCTACAGATATTCTGG GTACTTGATTCGATATGTGATGAAGGACTTCAGGCAGTGGCTGCTACTTGCAAGGACTTGCGAGAGCTTCGGGTTTTCCCTGTGGATGCAAGGGAGGATACTGAAGGGCCTGTCTCTGAGGTTGGGTTAGAAGCGATTTCGCAGGGTTGTAGGAAGTTGGAGTCGATTTTGTATTTCTGCCAGAGGATGACTAATGCGGCTGTGGTGGCTATGTCAAAGAACTGCCCAGATCTTGTGGTGTTTCGTCTGTGTATTATTGGGCGGTATAGGCCAGATCATGTGACTCAGGAACCCATGGATGAGGGTTTTGGTGCTATTGTTATGAATTGCAAGAAGCTCACTAGGCTAGCTGTGTCTGGTTTGCTCACTGATCGTGCTTTTGAGTACATTGGGAGGTATGGGAAATCGGTTAGGACACTGTCGGTTGCCTTTGCTGGGGACACCGACACGGGCCTTAAGTATGTGCTTGAAGGATGCCCTAATTTGCAAAAGCTTGAAATCAGGGATAGTCCTTTTGGGGATGGAGCTCTTCGATCTGGTTTGCATCATTACTACAACATGAGATTCCTCTGGATGTCGAGCTGCAAATTGACACGCCAAGCTTGCCAAGAGATTGCACAAGCATTGCCCAACCTTGTTTTGGAAGTGATCAGCAACAGTGTGGAGAATGCAGGTGATGATATTGAGATATTGTACATGTATCGGTCACTTGATGGACCGCGGGATGATGCTCCAGGATTTGTTAACATTCTGCATTAG